From a single Pirellulaceae bacterium genomic region:
- a CDS encoding TlpA family protein disulfide reductase, with the protein MVISYSLRSRAVLWMLVGFATLLVGCSKSEPDSNDQPVEPPSAAIGNSSSKSTPSASDATQVDLSIGDELTLQRFLDERRGQVVLVDFWATWCGPCLEQLPHAIELSRLYGDHGLTVIGVSMDNPEDEESVRGVLARLQGTLPCILTAYGAGSKFLSAFDLRGEVPFYRLYDRSGKLRSEFSGDPEGLVNGESVERIDERVVELLRETQ; encoded by the coding sequence ATGGTGATTTCGTACAGTTTGAGATCAAGGGCCGTGCTATGGATGCTGGTAGGATTCGCTACGCTGCTCGTCGGCTGCTCAAAGTCCGAACCAGATTCCAATGATCAACCAGTTGAGCCACCTTCTGCAGCGATCGGTAATTCCTCGAGCAAATCGACTCCTTCAGCCTCCGATGCCACGCAGGTTGACCTGTCGATCGGCGACGAATTGACTTTACAGAGATTCTTGGATGAGCGGCGAGGCCAAGTGGTGCTGGTCGATTTTTGGGCAACTTGGTGCGGCCCGTGTCTGGAGCAGCTTCCCCATGCGATTGAATTGAGTCGACTATACGGCGATCATGGACTGACGGTCATTGGAGTCAGCATGGATAATCCTGAAGACGAAGAGTCGGTGCGAGGAGTTCTTGCGAGGTTGCAGGGAACATTGCCCTGCATTTTGACAGCCTACGGCGCGGGGTCTAAGTTTTTGTCGGCCTTCGACCTGCGAGGTGAAGTCCCATTCTATCGGCTCTACGATCGTTCCGGAAAACTGCGTAGCGAATTTAGCGGCGACCCCGAGGGATTGGTCAATGGTGAGTCGGTTGAAAGAATCGACGAACGGGTTGTAGAATTGTTGCGTGAAACACAATAG
- a CDS encoding VOC family protein, producing the protein MNLNQVTLPSVDIERSIAFYQGMGFRLIVNASPNYARFECPIGEATFSVEFVEATTTGPRTVIYFECDDVDHQVEQLRQAGYHFDQLPQDESWLWREARLRDPSSNVICLYTAGQNRRFPPWRVPE; encoded by the coding sequence ATGAACTTGAACCAAGTAACATTGCCGTCGGTGGACATCGAGCGCTCGATCGCCTTTTATCAAGGCATGGGGTTTCGGTTGATCGTAAACGCTTCGCCAAACTACGCGCGCTTCGAGTGCCCGATAGGCGAAGCCACGTTTTCTGTGGAATTTGTTGAAGCCACCACCACAGGACCGCGAACCGTCATCTATTTCGAATGTGATGATGTGGATCATCAAGTCGAACAGTTGCGTCAGGCTGGCTATCACTTTGATCAGCTTCCCCAAGACGAATCCTGGTTATGGCGCGAAGCACGCCTACGCGATCCGTCCTCAAACGTCATCTGTCTATATACCGCTGGACAGAATCGCCGCTTTCCGCCGTGGCGAGTTCCGGAGTAA
- a CDS encoding thioredoxin family protein, with protein MRRVLKLETCAAALAGLVLMGSIAFAEEIAIGSKAPDFKALGVDGKEYSLDGTKGAKAVVLAFTCNRCPVAVAYEDRFIEFQKKHGGKDVRFIAINVNSSEDLKAMKERAEEKGLNYPYAYDESGDSARHYGARVTPHIFVIDKDGMVAYRGSFDDDQRDPQTPYVENAVKALVAGEKPEVSSTKAFGCGIKPAKK; from the coding sequence ATGAGACGAGTATTGAAATTGGAAACTTGTGCGGCCGCGTTGGCTGGTCTGGTCCTCATGGGATCAATCGCGTTTGCCGAAGAAATCGCGATTGGCTCGAAGGCTCCCGACTTCAAAGCGTTGGGGGTCGACGGCAAAGAGTATTCCTTGGATGGCACCAAAGGTGCCAAGGCCGTCGTATTGGCCTTTACCTGCAATCGATGCCCTGTCGCGGTGGCCTATGAAGATCGCTTCATTGAATTTCAGAAAAAGCACGGCGGTAAGGACGTGCGATTTATCGCAATCAATGTGAACTCGAGCGAAGATCTGAAGGCGATGAAGGAACGCGCCGAAGAGAAAGGCTTGAACTATCCCTACGCTTATGACGAAAGCGGCGATTCCGCAAGGCATTACGGCGCACGTGTTACCCCACATATTTTCGTAATCGACAAAGACGGAATGGTTGCGTACCGTGGCTCGTTTGACGATGACCAACGAGATCCACAAACTCCGTACGTCGAGAACGCGGTCAAAGCCTTGGTGGCCGGTGAAAAGCCTGAAGTCTCGTCGACCAAAGCATTTGGCTGTGGCATCAAACCAGCCAAGAAGTAG
- a CDS encoding lysophospholipid acyltransferase family protein yields MPRWLANLYLRLVGWKLHGSPPDLKKYVIVGAPHTSNWDAVFMLAMASMYRIQINWVGKKSLFKWPFGALMRWTGGVPVDRHSRQNAVQQLAAEFARRDELRLAIAPEGKRGRAEYWKSGFYFIACEAQVPIVFGLLDYKNKVGGLYNLIHPTGDIHADMEKIRGFYTGAQGKYPAEFGPVRLREEVDPSTAVGK; encoded by the coding sequence ATGCCTCGATGGTTGGCAAATTTATATCTGCGTTTGGTAGGCTGGAAGCTGCATGGCAGTCCACCGGATCTCAAGAAGTATGTCATTGTGGGCGCTCCGCACACCAGCAATTGGGATGCAGTCTTTATGCTGGCTATGGCCTCGATGTATCGAATTCAAATTAACTGGGTGGGCAAGAAATCGCTCTTCAAGTGGCCCTTCGGAGCGCTCATGCGGTGGACTGGCGGCGTACCTGTGGATCGTCACAGTCGCCAGAATGCTGTGCAGCAGTTGGCGGCCGAGTTTGCGCGACGTGATGAATTGCGTTTGGCCATCGCTCCCGAAGGCAAACGCGGCCGTGCCGAATACTGGAAAAGTGGCTTCTACTTCATCGCCTGCGAAGCTCAAGTCCCTATCGTGTTCGGCCTGTTGGATTACAAAAATAAGGTCGGTGGGCTGTATAACCTCATTCATCCGACCGGCGATATCCACGCCGACATGGAAAAAATACGTGGTTTCTACACCGGAGCACAAGGTAAATACCCCGCAGAATTCGGGCCAGTTCGCCTGCGCGAAGAAGTCGATCCGTCAACGGCAGTCGGCAAGTGA
- a CDS encoding sulfatase-like hydrolase/transferase — protein sequence MYASLPPIGIVGFILSVRACGRPVRSFAVLVWLLVCLDSLTIGVRLVKAETPHIIFVMADDMGWGQTGYRNHPVLKTPNLDAMAASGLRFERFYAGGPVCSPTRASLLTGRTHDRTGVLSHGYALRLQERTIAQALTGAGYVTGHFGKWHLNGHRGPGVPIFADDPRSPGAFGFDEWVSVSNFYDVNPLMSRAGRFEEFVGDSSEIAVAEAVKFLDKHRSSGRPMFAVIWYGSPHSPFRSLNEDRTAFSELNDVSANHHGELVAVDRSIGVLRKSLRDFGLADNTLLFFCSDNGGLPNITPDTVGGLRGNKGSIFEGGLRVPGIIEWPAVIQPRVTHYPACVVDLLPTVAEIVGLPASALTPPLDGLSLKQLFAQEVEERLVPIGFRYRTKRALIGNRYKLLTADIDGGKFELYDLIADSKESRDLRTVHPQIFARMKQQLLDWNASVDASFAGKDYPKGQVSPADPEPINWYDTPQYQPFLAEWKQRWEYRGPIARRGNQAVENGQRLEANE from the coding sequence ATGTATGCATCGCTGCCACCAATCGGAATAGTCGGCTTCATACTGTCAGTGAGGGCATGTGGCCGGCCTGTCAGAAGTTTTGCTGTGCTAGTCTGGCTATTGGTCTGTCTTGATTCACTGACCATCGGTGTTCGTTTGGTGAAGGCTGAAACGCCGCACATCATCTTTGTCATGGCCGACGACATGGGCTGGGGGCAAACGGGGTATCGCAATCATCCGGTGCTCAAGACCCCCAACCTCGACGCGATGGCGGCCAGTGGGCTGCGGTTCGAGCGGTTCTATGCAGGTGGACCGGTCTGCTCGCCGACTCGGGCCAGCCTGTTGACCGGCCGTACGCATGACCGAACTGGCGTGCTCAGTCACGGCTACGCGCTGCGGTTACAGGAGAGAACGATCGCACAGGCGTTGACAGGGGCAGGCTATGTGACAGGGCACTTCGGCAAGTGGCACTTGAACGGACATCGTGGTCCCGGGGTGCCGATCTTCGCAGACGATCCGCGCAGTCCAGGCGCGTTTGGATTTGATGAATGGGTCTCGGTCTCGAACTTCTACGATGTTAACCCGCTGATGAGCCGCGCGGGCAGGTTCGAAGAATTCGTGGGCGACTCGTCGGAAATCGCCGTCGCTGAAGCGGTCAAGTTCTTAGACAAGCATCGCTCGAGCGGCCGACCCATGTTTGCCGTGATTTGGTATGGATCGCCGCACAGTCCGTTCAGGTCTCTGAATGAGGACAGAACGGCGTTTAGCGAACTAAACGATGTATCCGCCAATCACCACGGCGAACTGGTGGCTGTGGATCGTAGTATTGGCGTGCTGCGAAAATCACTTCGCGACTTCGGCCTGGCCGACAACACGCTGCTGTTTTTTTGCAGCGACAATGGCGGTCTGCCCAATATCACGCCCGATACGGTTGGTGGATTACGCGGCAACAAAGGCAGCATATTCGAGGGCGGGCTGCGCGTGCCAGGCATCATCGAATGGCCCGCCGTCATTCAGCCGCGAGTCACACATTATCCGGCTTGCGTCGTCGATCTATTGCCAACGGTGGCAGAGATCGTCGGGTTGCCAGCGAGCGCCCTGACGCCCCCCCTCGACGGCCTGAGCCTGAAGCAACTATTCGCGCAGGAAGTGGAGGAGCGACTAGTGCCGATCGGATTTCGCTATCGAACCAAACGCGCGCTTATCGGCAACCGCTACAAGCTGCTCACAGCAGACATCGACGGTGGAAAATTCGAACTATATGACCTAATTGCCGATTCTAAAGAGTCACGCGATCTGAGGACCGTACATCCGCAAATTTTCGCGCGTATGAAACAACAACTGTTGGATTGGAACGCGAGCGTAGATGCCAGCTTCGCGGGGAAAGACTACCCCAAAGGCCAAGTCAGCCCGGCGGACCCTGAACCGATCAATTGGTACGATACGCCTCAGTATCAACCATTCTTGGCTGAGTGGAAACAACGCTGGGAATATCGCGGCCCAATCGCTCGCCGAGGGAACCAAGCGGTAGAAAACGGCCAGCGATTGGAGGCAAACGAATGA
- a CDS encoding sulfatase, whose protein sequence is MKHTLLLLLLILGGPVAAVAQQKQPRESTRGNARPNVLFIAVDDLNHWVTHLERNRQARTPHIDRLASRGMTFTKAYCAAPACEPSRAALMSGQRPWTTGCYKNGDRWKEHLTEGQQLTAQFLRAGYYVAGAGKIFHSDQYFPSEWTEYMNGHGLHAAGKGVEKNNGYHVPLSVDLNDEDLMDWHTVNWCIDRMNQPRDQPFFIACGLHKPHLPFAVPKKYYDAFPLDEIELPPYRQDDLDDIPDAGRKMANPTGDHAKFLNSGRWKAAIQSYLATCTYTDMNVGRLLDALENHPARENTLIILWGDHGWSLGEKQHWRKFALWEEPTRTPLIVVAPGTTTAGSVCDRPVDLISVYPTICQLANLPIPDHVEGISIEPLLRTPSAVWNQAAITTHGRGNHAVRLEQWRYIRYADGSEELYDHSNDEYEWNNLAGRPQFINVKSDLAQHLPSREKPSK, encoded by the coding sequence ATGAAACACACCTTGCTTCTGCTACTGCTAATCCTGGGCGGGCCAGTTGCCGCTGTTGCCCAACAGAAACAACCACGCGAGTCGACGCGCGGTAATGCGCGCCCTAATGTCTTGTTCATTGCGGTGGACGATTTGAATCACTGGGTGACGCATCTCGAGCGTAATCGCCAGGCTAGAACCCCACATATTGATCGACTAGCCAGCCGGGGAATGACGTTTACTAAAGCCTACTGCGCTGCGCCGGCCTGTGAACCTTCGCGGGCAGCATTGATGAGCGGCCAGCGCCCCTGGACGACTGGATGCTACAAAAACGGTGATCGCTGGAAAGAACATCTCACGGAAGGTCAGCAGTTGACCGCACAGTTTCTTCGGGCTGGCTACTACGTGGCCGGGGCCGGAAAGATTTTCCATTCAGATCAGTATTTTCCCAGCGAATGGACAGAGTACATGAATGGCCACGGATTGCATGCGGCTGGAAAAGGTGTGGAGAAAAACAATGGCTACCATGTGCCATTGTCGGTGGATCTGAACGACGAAGACTTGATGGATTGGCATACGGTCAATTGGTGCATCGATCGCATGAACCAGCCACGAGACCAACCCTTCTTCATTGCCTGTGGATTGCACAAGCCCCATTTGCCATTCGCGGTTCCCAAGAAATACTACGATGCTTTTCCGCTGGACGAAATTGAGCTGCCACCCTATCGCCAGGATGACCTGGACGACATCCCTGATGCGGGGCGCAAGATGGCCAATCCCACTGGCGACCACGCAAAATTTCTGAATTCCGGCCGATGGAAGGCGGCCATCCAAAGCTATCTCGCGACCTGTACCTACACCGATATGAATGTAGGGCGTTTATTGGATGCACTAGAGAACCATCCTGCTCGCGAAAACACGCTGATCATCCTGTGGGGCGATCACGGATGGTCGCTGGGAGAGAAGCAACACTGGCGAAAATTCGCCTTGTGGGAAGAACCGACCCGGACTCCGCTGATCGTTGTGGCTCCGGGTACCACCACAGCCGGTTCAGTGTGCGACCGCCCCGTTGATCTGATATCGGTATATCCGACCATCTGTCAATTGGCTAATCTGCCGATACCAGATCATGTTGAGGGAATAAGCATCGAACCTCTATTAAGAACACCGAGCGCTGTATGGAACCAAGCGGCCATTACGACTCACGGTCGTGGCAATCACGCTGTGCGTCTTGAGCAATGGCGCTATATTCGCTACGCCGATGGCAGCGAAGAACTGTACGATCATTCCAACGACGAATATGAATGGAACAACTTGGCTGGCAGACCCCAGTTTATCAATGTGAAATCCGATTTGGCACAGCACCTTCCGTCACGGGAGAAGCCATCTAAATAA
- a CDS encoding sulfatase-like hydrolase/transferase, whose translation MVRCLIRCLMCWTAIGWWSGLGYGQDIAKGRPNILLIFADDHSARTLSCYQHAYSLASTPNIDRLAAAGVRFAAGYMGSWCMPSRASLLTGLHPHAIQSMRMQGTYPGSTYDPRLCRFWPATFRQHGYRTAQIGKWHTGVDAGWGRDWDDQYVWNRPDNPDNASSYYGDQVIDINGKRQSVTGYPTDNYTRWACDYIRAAAQQPDRPWYLWLCYGAIHGPTTPAQRHQGRLSGQPSPLPSDIIGPRPGKPSYLTDRQAWTISDDGQVVMSGSGKSHAQWMRQVSECMLSVDEGVGQLIQTLKQSGQWENTLVVYTSDQGFANGEHGLRQKVAPYEATYASPLIVSFPGKIPAGRYCPHSINSPDLVVTLFAWAGIDLPWKMHGRDVSRLMCDPDDSTWDHPTLYEHTGDDFGSDVTHAVMSESIAKHAGVPYYVAIRQGPWKYVVYLQHSEPDELYDLLNDPHEQNNLASVLEYQERRAVMLQMLQTEVARSDAPFAKLLAAE comes from the coding sequence ATGGTCCGTTGTCTAATCCGTTGTTTGATGTGTTGGACTGCCATCGGCTGGTGGTCGGGCTTGGGCTATGGCCAGGATATCGCTAAGGGCAGGCCGAACATTCTGCTGATTTTCGCCGACGATCATTCGGCCAGAACGCTCAGTTGCTACCAGCACGCCTACTCATTGGCATCGACGCCCAATATCGATCGACTGGCTGCCGCAGGAGTGCGATTTGCTGCCGGTTACATGGGATCCTGGTGCATGCCCTCACGGGCCAGCCTTTTGACAGGCTTGCATCCCCATGCGATTCAGTCGATGCGCATGCAAGGAACCTATCCCGGCAGTACCTATGATCCAAGGTTATGCCGCTTTTGGCCGGCCACATTCCGCCAGCACGGCTACCGGACAGCTCAAATAGGCAAGTGGCACACGGGGGTGGATGCCGGTTGGGGTCGTGATTGGGATGATCAGTATGTTTGGAATCGACCTGATAATCCCGACAATGCCAGTAGTTACTATGGAGATCAAGTGATCGATATCAATGGGAAACGTCAGTCGGTGACCGGCTATCCCACCGACAATTATACCCGCTGGGCCTGCGACTACATCCGCGCTGCTGCGCAACAGCCTGATCGGCCCTGGTACTTGTGGCTCTGTTACGGCGCTATCCATGGACCAACCACGCCCGCCCAGCGGCATCAAGGACGGTTGTCAGGTCAACCATCACCGCTGCCCTCGGACATCATTGGCCCCAGGCCCGGGAAGCCCAGTTATTTGACCGATCGCCAGGCTTGGACCATCAGCGATGACGGCCAGGTAGTCATGTCTGGTTCCGGCAAGTCACATGCACAATGGATGCGGCAGGTCAGCGAGTGTATGCTGTCTGTCGATGAAGGTGTCGGGCAGTTGATCCAAACGCTGAAACAGTCCGGTCAATGGGAAAATACCCTGGTTGTGTATACGTCCGATCAAGGATTCGCCAACGGCGAACACGGCTTGAGACAGAAGGTAGCTCCCTACGAAGCGACGTATGCATCACCGCTGATTGTCAGCTTTCCGGGCAAGATACCAGCGGGCCGCTACTGCCCTCATTCGATTAACAGTCCCGATCTAGTGGTAACCCTGTTTGCTTGGGCCGGTATCGACTTGCCATGGAAAATGCATGGGCGCGATGTCAGTCGGCTGATGTGCGATCCAGACGATTCGACTTGGGATCACCCAACACTTTACGAGCACACAGGTGATGATTTTGGATCGGACGTGACGCACGCCGTCATGTCCGAGTCCATCGCCAAACATGCAGGCGTGCCCTACTATGTGGCCATCAGGCAAGGCCCATGGAAGTACGTGGTTTATCTGCAGCACAGTGAACCTGACGAATTGTATGACCTGTTGAACGATCCCCACGAACAAAATAATCTAGCCTCCGTGCTTGAATATCAAGAGCGTCGCGCAGTGATGCTGCAAATGCTCCAGACTGAGGTGGCGCGATCTGACGCTCCCTTCGCAAAGCTGCTAGCAGCCGAATGA